The Nocardia sp. NBC_01329 sequence TCACGAGCCTCCGGACGCACGATCAGATCGACATAGCGTTGCCGGACCCGCGTCTCCTCGCTCATCTCCTTGTGCGCTACAGGTAGCGGGCGCAGCGCCTTGGCCGCCATGGACCACGAATCGGCCATGACACTCAATTCACCCGTACGCGACGAGATGACCTCGCCGTGCACGAATACCATATCGCCGAGATCCACATCGGACTTCCAGGCCGCCAGTCCATCCGCGCCGACACCGTTCAGGCTCACCATGGCCTGCAAAGTAGTGCCGTCGCCCTCCTGCAGCTGAGCGAAGCACAATTTGCCGGTATTACGCATGAAGATGACCCGGCCGGCCACACCGACGAGTTCACCGGTCGCGGTATCGGCCGCGAGATCGGGATAGGCGGCACGGATTTCACCCAGGCCATGGGTACGTGGCACCGAAACCGGATAGGCCTCCCCGCCCGAATCGAGCAGCCGCTCCCGCTTCTCCCGGCGGATCCGCATCTGCTCGGGGACGTCGTCGACCTCCGCGGAGCGGCTGGATCGCCCCGCGGGAACAACGCCCGCGGAGCCGCCGGATGACGAGATGTTCGGGTTGCTCACAGCGAACCACCCTAGCGTGCACGGCAAATCGATTCGTCATCCGCCCGCCCCAACGGTGCGATCGGAAATCACCCGCGGAACGTACGCCGGACCACCCCGGGAGAAATAGACCATTTGGTTGCTTAGAATTTTCCCGGGGAACCGGCGCGCGTCGGAAATACATTGTCGTCCGGCCGCATTCGGCCCACGATGATAATTCAGAGAACGGCGAGCGAACGAACTTCCCTGGTGAAGTGCGCGGCGCCGGTGGCGACAGATCGCAAACCGGCCGCTTCCAGTGCCTTATAACCGCCGACCAGATCGGTCGCCCGATGCAGACCCAATTGACGCAACGACGCCGCGGCCAGACTGGAGGTGTATCCCTCCGAGCACACCACCACCCATTCGACATCGTGATCGACGGCCAGCGCCAAGCGTGCCGAACTGGTGGGATCGAGCCGCCACTCGAGCACATTCCGTTCGATGACCAGGGCCCCGGGCAGCGCCCCTTCCCTGGCTCGCTGGGCCGCGGGCCGGATATCGACCAGGAACGCGCCCCGGGCGAGCGCGGCGGGCAGTTCTACGGGGTGGAGCCGTCGCAACTGGGAACGGGCTCGGTCGAGCATCTGATCAATGGTCAGTCGCGACATCAGAGATCACCTTCGGGCTGGTCGGTGAGGACGGTGTGGGTGCGCCGCAGGCTGCCGTGTCCGGTCACTTCGTAATAGGACATAGCGGTGAGCGGCGGTGAGTAGGCGTGCACGCTGAGCGTGGGATCGAGCGGTCCGGGACCGGAAGATCCCGATACCGCGATCCGGTCGGGGGCTCGCACGACATCGTGCACCCAGCCGATCGGAAAGGCGGCCTGATCGCCGGCGGACAGCACCCGATGGCGGAGTCCGGTACCGTTCCAGCGGTATTCGGCCAGAGCACCGCTGAGCACGGTGAGCGCACCGAGCGAACCGGCGTGATCGTGCAATTTCGTGGATTTGTCCGGAGTCCAGCTGATCAGCCAGACATCGACTTCGTCGTCGGAGACCAGCCGGGCGGCCCAGCGGTCCACCGCAGGCCACGATCCATCCGCGGGGAGCAGGTGATCGTACCGGCCGGCGAGCACATCCTCACCGGTCTCATCGGTCAGCCGAAGGAGGTCGGCCGGACGCAAGCGAGTAGGCAGCGCCGGGGCGATCGGACGATCGGGAATCGGATTCGCGGCCGCAGCGGAAGCATCACGAGCCGACCGGCGCACTACGGACGAAAGAGCAGGCGAATGCATCAGCGCATCTCCAGGAAGTAAAGAAACGGTCGAGGACTGCAGAATGCCTCGAACGGTCGAGGCGAATCAGCCTCGACAACACTCCTGGGTACGCATGCGGATCAGCACACGGTGAGCTTAGCAAGCCTCCGACGCGACGGCCACATGCGACTCGGCGGAATTCGTCACAGCCGGGCGCTCAGGTGGAATCAGCCGCGACTACGGCGCTGATTGCGCTCGAAGACCAGCCGCAGCCCGGTGATCGTGAGATTCGGCTCGTGATGCTCGACGGTCTCGGATTCACCCACGATCAACGGGGCGGCCGCACCGGTCGCCACCACCGCGACACCGTCATCGGCGAAACCGTCGATATCATCGCGGATCCGGTCCACCAGACCGTCCACCAGACCGGCGAAGCCGAAAATCGCCCCCGACTGGATACATTCCACGCTGTTCTTACCCACCACCGACCGGGGTCGAGTCAACTCCACCCGGCGCAACGCGGCCCGCTCGATCAGGGCCTCGGTCGCGGTTTCCACTCCCGGCGCGATGACCCCGCCGAGGAACTCCCCCTTCGCCGATACGAGATCGACGCAGATCGAAACACCGAAATCGACCACGATCGCGGCGCCACCGAACTGATGATGGGCAGCGAGACCGTTCACGATCCGGTCGGCGCCGACCTCTTTCGGATTGTCCACCAACAGCGGAATTCCGGTCCGCACGCCGGGCTCCACCAGCAGATGCGGCACCTGCTGCCAGTACCTGTCCAGCATCGACCGCAACTCGCGCAGCACCGGCGGCATCGTCGACAGACCCACCACCCCGGTCACCGCGTCGAAATCGGAGCCCACCAACCCGCGCAGACTCATCGCGAACTCGTCCGCGGTATGCAACGGATTCGTGTGGATCCGCCAGTGCCGGACCAGCTCGGCCTCCGGGCCCGTACCCGCGACCAACCCGACAACGGTGCTGGTCGTGCGGACGTCGATGGTCAACAGCATGCGGTCACCGCCGCCGCTCAGGCGAAGGTCAGATTGCGGGGGCTGATCAGATCCGAGCCCTCGGGCGCATGCGCCGGATCCGACCCCAGCTCGACCGGACGATTACGGGAGTCCACGAACACCACCTTCGGGTCGTACTCACGCAACTCGGCCTCGTCCATCATGGCGTAGGCGATGAGGATAACCAGGTCACCTGGGTTGACCAGATGCGCGGCGGCACCATTGATACCGATCACGCCGGAACCACGCTCGCCCGCGATCACATAGGTCTCCAGACGGGCGCCGTTATCGATATCGACGATGCAGACCTGCTCACCCTCGAGCAGGTCGGCGGCATCGAGCAGATCCTGATCGATGGTCACCGAACCGACATAGTGCAGGTCGGCATGGGTCACGGTGGCCCGGTGGATCTTCGATTTCATCATGGTGCGCAACATCATCGTCGCCTTTCTGTGTTCATGGCGGCGCCTTCGGCGCCGCGGGGGCGGGGCCCTCGTGACCCCGGTTCTTCACTCCTGCGCTCAGTCGCTGCGCTCCTTCGCTTCGTCGCTCCAGAACCGGGGCGGGCCCCGCCCACTGAGGTCGGCCATCCGGCAAGGATGG is a genomic window containing:
- a CDS encoding rhodanese-like domain-containing protein, which codes for MTIDQMLDRARSQLRRLHPVELPAALARGAFLVDIRPAAQRAREGALPGALVIERNVLEWRLDPTSSARLALAVDHDVEWVVVCSEGYTSSLAAASLRQLGLHRATDLVGGYKALEAAGLRSVATGAAHFTREVRSLAVL
- a CDS encoding cysteine dioxygenase, yielding MHSPALSSVVRRSARDASAAAANPIPDRPIAPALPTRLRPADLLRLTDETGEDVLAGRYDHLLPADGSWPAVDRWAARLVSDDEVDVWLISWTPDKSTKLHDHAGSLGALTVLSGALAEYRWNGTGLRHRVLSAGDQAAFPIGWVHDVVRAPDRIAVSGSSGPGPLDPTLSVHAYSPPLTAMSYYEVTGHGSLRRTHTVLTDQPEGDL
- a CDS encoding type III pantothenate kinase is translated as MLLTIDVRTTSTVVGLVAGTGPEAELVRHWRIHTNPLHTADEFAMSLRGLVGSDFDAVTGVVGLSTMPPVLRELRSMLDRYWQQVPHLLVEPGVRTGIPLLVDNPKEVGADRIVNGLAAHHQFGGAAIVVDFGVSICVDLVSAKGEFLGGVIAPGVETATEALIERAALRRVELTRPRSVVGKNSVECIQSGAIFGFAGLVDGLVDRIRDDIDGFADDGVAVVATGAAAPLIVGESETVEHHEPNLTITGLRLVFERNQRRSRG
- the panD gene encoding aspartate 1-decarboxylase; this encodes MLRTMMKSKIHRATVTHADLHYVGSVTIDQDLLDAADLLEGEQVCIVDIDNGARLETYVIAGERGSGVIGINGAAAHLVNPGDLVILIAYAMMDEAELREYDPKVVFVDSRNRPVELGSDPAHAPEGSDLISPRNLTFA